In Nitrosophilus labii, the following proteins share a genomic window:
- a CDS encoding citrate/2-methylcitrate synthase has protein sequence MGLFTRDTQAIFWNNNRNAIQRMLDYDYIIKREKPSVAAIVAPTSSNKFDKFFFGTEEVMIPIYRSTAEAAAAHPNADVLLNFASFRTAYDVTMDALGYDQFKTIMITAEGIPERLARIMNKTARDKGVLIIGPATVGAITPGAFKVANIGGTIDNIVKSKLHRPGSCGLVTRSGGLFNELSNIIALNADGIADGVAIGGDRFVGSVFIDHLLRMEQDPNVKYMLLLGEVGGREEYKVIEAVKSGKIKKPIIAWCIGTIAQHFSSGVQFGHAGASANADEETAIAKNRAMREAGIHVPDSFNDLPHVIKGVYEELKGKGIIKDIEEPEVPNVPEDFAKALKAGKIRKPKNFICTISDDRGEEATYAGYPISSVATPDTGKTIGDVVSLLWFKKVYPRWAVDFIETVIKTVADHGPAVSGAHNAKVTARAGKSVVESLVTGLLTIGPRFGGAIDGAAYYFKYAHDNNMSPKEFVNYMKKQGVPIPGIGHRIKSVRNPDKRVEGLKKFAKDHFPSTPLLEYALEVEKLTTSKKDNLILNVDGTIGILMVDMWRALGYTEEEINEFIESGTLNAFFILGRTIGFIGHILDEKRLGMPMYRHPFDDILYDVQKAEEIK, from the coding sequence ATGGGACTATTTACTAGAGATACTCAAGCGATATTTTGGAATAACAATAGAAACGCAATCCAAAGAATGTTGGATTATGACTATATTATAAAAAGAGAAAAACCGTCTGTTGCGGCAATTGTTGCTCCGACAAGTTCTAACAAATTTGATAAATTCTTTTTTGGAACTGAAGAGGTAATGATACCTATATATAGAAGTACAGCTGAAGCTGCTGCAGCTCATCCTAATGCAGATGTACTTTTGAACTTTGCATCTTTTAGAACTGCATACGATGTAACTATGGATGCATTAGGCTATGATCAGTTTAAAACTATTATGATTACTGCAGAAGGTATTCCTGAAAGACTTGCAAGAATTATGAATAAAACAGCAAGAGACAAGGGTGTGCTTATCATTGGACCTGCTACTGTGGGTGCTATAACTCCTGGGGCATTCAAGGTTGCAAACATTGGTGGTACAATTGACAATATTGTAAAATCAAAACTTCACAGACCTGGTAGCTGCGGACTTGTTACAAGAAGTGGCGGTCTTTTTAATGAGCTCTCAAACATCATTGCGCTAAATGCAGATGGTATAGCTGATGGTGTTGCCATAGGTGGTGATAGATTTGTTGGTTCTGTATTTATCGATCATCTTTTAAGAATGGAACAAGATCCAAATGTCAAATATATGCTTTTGCTTGGTGAAGTAGGTGGACGTGAAGAGTATAAAGTTATTGAAGCAGTAAAAAGTGGAAAGATTAAAAAGCCTATTATCGCTTGGTGTATAGGAACTATTGCTCAACATTTTTCAAGTGGCGTTCAATTTGGACACGCAGGTGCTAGTGCAAATGCAGACGAAGAGACTGCTATTGCTAAAAACAGAGCAATGAGAGAGGCTGGGATACATGTTCCTGACAGTTTCAACGATCTGCCGCATGTTATTAAAGGCGTATATGAGGAGTTGAAAGGTAAAGGAATTATTAAAGATATCGAAGAGCCTGAAGTTCCAAATGTTCCTGAAGATTTTGCAAAAGCTTTAAAAGCTGGAAAGATTAGAAAACCTAAAAACTTTATTTGTACTATTAGTGATGACAGAGGTGAAGAGGCAACATATGCAGGATATCCTATTAGCTCTGTTGCAACCCCAGATACAGGAAAAACAATCGGTGATGTAGTAAGTCTTCTTTGGTTTAAAAAAGTTTATCCTAGATGGGCTGTTGACTTCATCGAGACTGTTATAAAAACGGTTGCAGATCACGGACCTGCAGTTTCAGGAGCACACAATGCAAAAGTTACTGCACGTGCAGGAAAGAGTGTTGTTGAATCTTTGGTAACTGGTCTTTTAACAATCGGACCTAGATTTGGCGGTGCTATAGATGGAGCTGCTTACTACTTTAAATATGCTCATGATAACAATATGAGCCCAAAAGAGTTTGTTAACTATATGAAAAAACAAGGAGTTCCTATCCCTGGAATTGGTCATAGAATAAAATCTGTTAGAAATCCGGATAAAAGGGTAGAGGGACTGAAAAAATTTGCAAAAGATCACTTCCCATCAACTCCACTATTAGAGTACGCTTTAGAAGTTGAAAAACTAACAACGTCTAAAAAAGATAATCTTATCTTAAACGTTGACGGGACTATAGGTATCTTAATGGTAGATATGTGGAGAGCTTTGGGTTACACTGAAGAAGAGATTAATGAATTTATTGAAAGTGGAACGTTGAACGCATTTTTTATTTTAGGAAGAACAATTGGATTTATTGGGCATATTCTTGATGAAAAGAGACTAGGTATGCCTATGTATAGACATCCATTTGATGATATATTGTATGATGTACAAAAGGCAGAAGAAATTAAATAA
- a CDS encoding ATP citrate lyase citrate-binding domain-containing protein yields MAQRAIREYDGKKLFAKNWDNYFAPLKYPFESVLVRSGEELLKIAQEPEYKWLKDKALVAKPDMLFGKRGKNNLVLFKVNKPGDVTLEDAAKWIDEKRSTETTLLSGQKGILTHFIVEPFTPHSEDEEYYIAATTLDENYDVLYMSAHGGVEVEENWDKVVEVKIPIDASDEEIEKIIKENIPSDIPSDKKDVYANFAVGFYKFFKELNFAYLEINPVVIVGDNVYLLDLVARLDDTAGFMMKDIWGDVEFPTPFGMEEKTPEEEAIAEADAKSGASLKLTVLNPKGRIWTLVAGGGASVVYADTIADLAGGVEDLANYGEYSGGPTTDETRFYTETVLDLMTREKDQQGRDKILIIGGAIANFTDVAKTFTGIIQAFEKYADKMKNVGVRIYVRRGGPNYEKGLKDIKEAADRLSLPIEVYGPETHITDIVRMALEADKAKA; encoded by the coding sequence ATGGCTCAAAGAGCGATACGTGAATATGATGGCAAAAAACTTTTTGCTAAAAACTGGGATAATTATTTTGCCCCTTTAAAATATCCTTTCGAATCAGTATTGGTAAGAAGTGGCGAAGAACTTCTTAAAATTGCCCAAGAGCCTGAGTATAAATGGCTAAAAGATAAGGCATTAGTTGCGAAACCTGATATGCTCTTCGGGAAAAGAGGAAAAAACAATTTAGTTCTTTTTAAAGTTAACAAACCTGGGGACGTTACTTTAGAAGATGCCGCAAAATGGATAGATGAAAAAAGAAGTACCGAAACTACTCTATTAAGTGGACAAAAAGGTATTCTGACACACTTTATAGTAGAGCCTTTTACTCCACACTCTGAAGATGAGGAGTATTATATTGCCGCAACAACTTTAGATGAAAACTATGATGTTCTTTATATGAGTGCTCATGGCGGTGTCGAAGTTGAAGAAAACTGGGATAAAGTTGTTGAGGTCAAAATACCTATAGATGCTTCAGATGAAGAGATTGAAAAAATAATAAAAGAGAATATTCCTTCTGATATCCCTTCAGACAAAAAAGATGTTTATGCAAATTTTGCAGTAGGTTTTTATAAATTTTTTAAAGAGTTAAACTTTGCATATCTTGAAATCAACCCTGTTGTGATTGTTGGCGACAATGTTTATCTTCTTGACCTTGTGGCAAGACTTGATGATACAGCTGGATTTATGATGAAAGATATCTGGGGAGATGTAGAGTTTCCTACACCTTTTGGTATGGAAGAAAAAACTCCTGAAGAAGAGGCTATTGCAGAAGCTGATGCAAAGAGCGGTGCTTCACTTAAGCTTACCGTTTTGAATCCTAAAGGTAGAATCTGGACTTTGGTTGCAGGTGGTGGTGCTTCTGTTGTATATGCTGATACCATAGCTGACCTTGCAGGTGGTGTTGAAGATTTGGCCAACTACGGTGAATATTCCGGTGGTCCTACTACTGATGAAACTAGATTTTATACCGAAACAGTTCTTGATTTGATGACAAGAGAAAAAGATCAACAAGGCAGAGACAAAATACTTATCATAGGTGGAGCTATAGCAAACTTTACTGATGTGGCCAAAACATTTACAGGTATAATTCAAGCTTTTGAAAAATATGCGGATAAAATGAAAAATGTTGGTGTTAGAATTTACGTAAGACGTGGTGGTCCAAATTATGAAAAAGGTCTTAAAGATATTAAAGAGGCAGCAGATAGACTAAGCTTGCCAATAGAAGTTTATGGGCCGGAAACTCATATTACTGATATTGTTAGAATGGCTCTTGAAGCAGATAAAGCAAAAGCATAA
- a CDS encoding glycosyltransferase family 39 protein, producing MRYKYILYTYLLFYFFVLAYLSSTLSISPKEALIFYEEGYLLHYITNFICSLLGQNDLSLRLFFITTNIANILLFFDISTKVLKKELDAFLAATIFSILPGFISSSLVVNEAPLVIFFTLLFLYFYIKFDKKAYVLFPIMLFIDNSFAIFFLALFFYSIYKKDNLTLILSLVFFAFSMYIFGFDVSGKPKNYFLDTFAIYSAIFSPFVFIYFFYAIYRILIKGKRDIIWFISFIAFIFSLLLSFRQKISFEDFAPFVLIGVIFMVREFLSSYRVRVPQFRKKHKILFFVVVGSLVLNDLVLIFNKHLYTLLENPKKHFAYNFHISKELANKLKTMGIDCVKTYDTKLQNQLKFYGINRCEDYLLSERKIYPFSKKVSIRHKNIILRNYYVSKINNK from the coding sequence ATGAGATATAAATATATTTTATATACTTATCTTCTGTTTTACTTTTTTGTTTTAGCGTATCTTTCATCAACTTTATCAATTTCTCCAAAAGAGGCTCTTATCTTTTATGAAGAGGGCTATCTTTTACACTATATTACAAATTTTATCTGCTCATTATTAGGACAAAATGATCTCTCTTTAAGACTATTTTTTATTACTACAAATATAGCAAATATATTGCTTTTTTTTGATATATCTACTAAAGTTTTAAAAAAAGAGCTAGACGCTTTTTTAGCCGCAACTATATTTTCGATACTCCCTGGTTTTATAAGCTCATCTTTAGTTGTGAATGAAGCTCCTTTAGTTATCTTTTTTACACTTCTGTTTTTATATTTTTATATAAAGTTTGATAAAAAAGCTTATGTACTTTTTCCTATAATGCTATTTATAGATAACTCATTTGCGATATTCTTTTTGGCCCTCTTTTTTTATTCCATATATAAAAAAGATAATTTAACATTAATCTTGTCATTGGTCTTTTTTGCATTTTCTATGTATATTTTTGGTTTTGACGTTAGCGGAAAACCAAAAAACTACTTTTTAGATACTTTCGCTATCTATTCAGCTATCTTTTCTCCATTTGTATTTATTTACTTCTTTTACGCAATATATAGGATTTTAATAAAAGGAAAAAGGGATATTATCTGGTTTATCTCTTTTATAGCTTTTATTTTTTCGCTTCTTCTTTCCTTTAGGCAAAAAATAAGTTTTGAAGATTTTGCACCGTTTGTTTTGATCGGCGTAATCTTTATGGTAAGAGAATTTCTATCAAGTTATAGAGTAAGGGTGCCTCAATTTAGAAAAAAACATAAAATATTATTTTTTGTCGTAGTTGGTAGTTTAGTATTAAACGATCTTGTGTTAATATTTAATAAGCATCTTTATACTCTCTTAGAGAATCCTAAAAAACATTTTGCTTATAATTTTCATATATCAAAAGAGCTTGCCAATAAACTTAAAACAATGGGAATTGATTGTGTAAAAACCTACGATACTAAACTACAAAATCAGCTTAAATTTTACGGTATCAATAGATGCGAAGATTATCTTTTAAGTGAAAGAAAAATTTATCCTTTTAGTAAAAAAGTTTCGATTCGACACAAAAATATAATCTTGAGAAACTATTATGTTTCAAAAATAAACAATAAGTAA
- a CDS encoding anthranilate synthase component II — MILMIDNYDSFTYNIVQYCLELGADLKVIRNDEMKIKEIERLNPEKIIISPGPATPKEAGISLDVIKYFKDKKPIFGICLGHQAIAEAFGAEIIRAKNMMHGKTSMIEVVKDTPIFNDIPNDFIATRYHSLVVKQDELPAEIEVTAYSKDDKEIMALQIKDRPIYGVQFHPESIMSQYGHKIIDNFLKL, encoded by the coding sequence ATGATTTTGATGATAGACAACTATGACAGTTTCACTTATAATATAGTTCAATATTGCCTAGAGTTAGGTGCCGATTTGAAGGTTATTAGAAATGATGAAATGAAAATTAAGGAGATAGAGAGATTAAATCCTGAAAAGATTATCATCTCTCCTGGGCCTGCTACACCAAAAGAGGCTGGAATAAGTTTGGATGTTATAAAATATTTTAAAGATAAAAAACCTATTTTTGGGATCTGTTTAGGCCATCAGGCTATCGCTGAAGCTTTTGGTGCAGAGATTATAAGAGCTAAAAATATGATGCACGGAAAAACTTCTATGATTGAAGTTGTAAAGGATACTCCTATATTTAATGATATTCCAAATGATTTTATAGCTACAAGATATCACTCTTTGGTAGTAAAACAGGATGAACTTCCTGCAGAAATAGAAGTTACGGCATATAGCAAAGATGATAAAGAGATTATGGCTTTGCAGATAAAAGATAGACCTATTTACGGAGTTCAATTTCATCCTGAATCGATAATGAGTCAATATGGTCATAAGATAATAGACAATTTTCTAAAATTATGA
- a CDS encoding phosphoribosyltransferase encodes MKKVYYPYEEFREDLKKLAKSIDFDFDTIIAIARGGMSIAHMLGEYFGIRDVYTINSIGYEDTKKLEGVMIFNLPDLRRRKKILIVDDIIDSGETMREVVKIIKDRYPRTDIKTAAIFYKKGADFKPDFFVKYAQDWIDFFWTTDLKV; translated from the coding sequence ATGAAAAAAGTCTATTATCCATATGAGGAGTTTAGAGAAGATCTGAAAAAATTGGCAAAAAGTATAGATTTCGATTTTGATACGATTATTGCGATTGCAAGAGGGGGTATGAGTATAGCCCATATGCTAGGAGAGTATTTTGGTATAAGAGATGTATATACAATAAACTCTATTGGTTATGAAGATACTAAAAAACTAGAAGGTGTGATGATTTTTAATCTTCCTGATTTACGTAGAAGAAAAAAAATTTTGATAGTAGATGATATAATAGACAGTGGCGAAACAATGAGAGAGGTTGTAAAGATAATTAAAGATAGATATCCAAGAACAGATATAAAAACGGCTGCTATTTTTTATAAAAAGGGTGCAGATTTTAAACCAGATTTTTTTGTAAAATACGCTCAAGATTGGATAGATTTTTTTTGGACTACTGATTTAAAGGTTTAA
- the mqnE gene encoding aminofutalosine synthase MqnE: MDIIEKLESGERLEFEDSIKLYELDIFTLGKYAFKKREKLYGKKSFFNINRHINPTNICKDICKFCAFSANRKNPNPYTMSHEEILSIVEEASKRGVKEVHIVSAHNDKAGLEWYMGIFKKIKANFPHIHVKALTAAEINFLAKEYGYTYEEMIDMMIENGVDSMPGGGAEIFDEEVRSYICKGKVSSDEWLEIHRLWHQRGRKSNATMLFGHVEKREHRVEHMLRLRNLQDKTGGFNCFIPLIYQRENNYLNVKDFVTGQEYLKTIAISRLILDNIPHIKAYWATSTINLALIAQEFGADDLDGTIEREAIQSAAGASSRYGMPLEEFVYLIKDSGFIPVERDSLYNELKVW; the protein is encoded by the coding sequence ATGGATATTATAGAAAAGCTAGAGAGCGGTGAAAGACTAGAATTTGAAGATAGCATTAAACTTTATGAACTAGATATTTTTACTCTTGGAAAATATGCTTTTAAAAAAAGAGAAAAACTTTACGGTAAAAAGAGCTTTTTCAATATCAATCGTCATATAAATCCTACAAATATTTGCAAAGATATCTGCAAATTTTGTGCTTTTAGCGCAAACAGAAAAAACCCAAATCCCTATACCATGAGTCACGAAGAGATTCTTTCTATAGTAGAAGAGGCTAGCAAAAGAGGAGTTAAAGAGGTTCATATAGTCTCTGCTCATAATGACAAAGCCGGTCTTGAGTGGTATATGGGGATATTTAAAAAGATAAAAGCGAACTTTCCACATATACACGTAAAAGCGCTTACCGCGGCAGAAATAAACTTTTTGGCTAAAGAGTATGGTTACACATATGAAGAGATGATAGATATGATGATTGAAAACGGTGTTGACAGTATGCCTGGTGGCGGTGCGGAAATATTCGATGAAGAGGTAAGGAGTTATATCTGCAAAGGAAAAGTTAGCTCTGATGAATGGCTTGAAATACACAGACTTTGGCACCAAAGAGGAAGAAAAAGCAATGCCACTATGCTCTTTGGGCATGTGGAAAAAAGAGAACATCGTGTTGAACATATGTTAAGACTAAGAAATTTGCAGGATAAGACCGGAGGCTTTAACTGTTTTATTCCACTAATATATCAAAGAGAAAACAACTATCTAAATGTGAAAGATTTTGTAACGGGACAGGAGTATCTAAAAACTATAGCTATCTCTAGATTGATTTTAGACAATATTCCACATATAAAAGCGTATTGGGCTACTTCAACTATAAATCTAGCCTTAATAGCTCAAGAGTTTGGGGCGGACGATTTAGACGGAACGATAGAAAGAGAGGCTATTCAAAGCGCAGCCGGGGCTTCTAGCAGATACGGTATGCCTTTGGAGGAGTTTGTGTATCTTATAAAAGATAGCGGTTTTATACCTGTTGAGAGAGATAGTCTTTATAATGAACTGAAAGTCTGGTAA
- a CDS encoding HD domain-containing protein — MDLKLKIEELLNQNASELEISKTLREYIKNYFKTLDKLFEKSQGKDFLVKHTKYIDSIILSIYKVAVRKMFGLYTPMSNSVPIALIALGSYGREQMAPYSDIDLMIVYENVEGYNVKALIEKILYIIWDTKLKLGHRVHKLNELLEVSREDETIKTALIESRFICGSKYLWFKVENELNRIRYDNQKEFIFKKLKEAQKRREKYPISMEPNIKEGVGSLRDANLLFWIANILYGIKTLKDLTGKLFSDEEYKDFRIALEWLFRIRAALHLCAKKKKDRLLLQYIPDVAKKLSIKSKNEKKAQQILVSRTLQALHTIDSFSQMFSKKMIRKFLYDPKNISLLRKKRVNKYLYICNNKIYSSFYTKERALKDFLAVLEFCNFKEYDSSFIHFTKSVRFSKNLDKKSRALIKKLFFKENLYPILKLLYDSDLLPVVIPPLKKVMFLPQFDGYHHYPVDIHLLYTIKYLENIEDDFIKEIYEKLTKTEKALLKLAAFLHDAGKGRIQEHSEVGAKLFRVFSKKIGFSDEMTELGSLLIKYHVSMSNTAYREDIYNEKTLFSFTAKLKTKKALDLLYILTYADINAVGKEIYTSYNARLLKELYLMASETFEKKEILEESAKRLKKEAALKRNQRFLNLPKILQKKILSIESNLFFIKHKVDEIIEISLMAYQTEDYQYKIKNDEYLSIEIIRKAPLNLGFLLGKLSFLDVASMEVFKLFDDIKYFKIEFLEKVDEGNLSFIQKIVKDSFDMSRKITLKRPEIKKEEIKINCEHSNTYASLFLNVKNQKGLLAFIATLFDKYGIEIATAKVHTIKNRARDLFLIEKNGNFCNNKEEIIKILTDGET; from the coding sequence ATGGATCTAAAACTAAAAATTGAAGAGCTGTTAAATCAAAACGCCTCGGAGCTTGAGATATCAAAAACGCTAAGAGAGTATATAAAAAACTATTTTAAAACTTTGGATAAACTTTTCGAAAAGAGCCAAGGCAAGGACTTTCTAGTAAAACACACAAAATATATCGACTCCATTATACTCTCTATCTATAAAGTGGCGGTTAGAAAAATGTTTGGACTCTACACGCCTATGAGCAACTCTGTTCCTATTGCATTGATAGCTCTTGGTAGTTACGGTAGAGAGCAGATGGCACCCTACTCAGATATTGATCTGATGATAGTTTATGAAAATGTAGAAGGCTATAATGTAAAAGCTCTCATTGAAAAGATTTTATACATAATTTGGGATACAAAACTAAAACTTGGACATAGAGTTCACAAGCTAAACGAGCTTTTAGAGGTTTCAAGAGAAGATGAAACTATAAAAACCGCTTTAATAGAGTCTAGATTTATATGCGGTTCAAAATATCTTTGGTTTAAAGTAGAAAATGAATTAAATAGGATAAGATACGATAACCAAAAAGAGTTTATTTTTAAAAAGTTAAAAGAGGCTCAAAAAAGAAGAGAAAAGTACCCTATCTCCATGGAACCTAACATAAAAGAGGGTGTTGGCTCTTTAAGAGATGCGAATCTTCTTTTTTGGATAGCCAATATACTATATGGTATTAAAACATTAAAGGATTTAACTGGAAAGCTTTTTAGCGATGAAGAGTACAAAGATTTCAGAATAGCGCTTGAGTGGCTTTTTCGTATAAGAGCCGCTCTTCATCTTTGTGCAAAGAAAAAAAAAGATAGACTGCTTTTGCAATATATTCCTGACGTTGCGAAAAAATTGTCCATTAAAAGCAAAAACGAAAAAAAAGCTCAACAGATTCTGGTCTCAAGAACTTTGCAGGCTCTTCATACAATTGACTCTTTTTCGCAGATGTTTTCCAAAAAGATGATAAGAAAATTTCTTTATGACCCCAAAAACATATCTCTACTCAGAAAAAAAAGAGTTAATAAATATCTTTATATATGCAATAACAAAATATACTCCTCATTTTATACCAAAGAGAGAGCTTTAAAAGATTTTTTAGCAGTATTGGAGTTTTGCAATTTTAAAGAGTATGATTCAAGTTTTATTCACTTTACAAAAAGTGTAAGATTCTCAAAAAATCTCGATAAAAAAAGCAGGGCATTGATAAAAAAACTTTTTTTCAAAGAAAATCTTTATCCCATCTTAAAACTTCTTTACGATTCAGATCTTTTACCCGTAGTTATACCTCCATTAAAAAAAGTTATGTTTTTACCGCAATTTGATGGATATCATCACTATCCTGTAGATATCCATTTGCTATATACCATAAAATATCTTGAAAATATAGAAGACGATTTCATTAAAGAGATATACGAAAAACTCACAAAAACTGAAAAAGCCCTCTTAAAACTAGCGGCATTTTTACACGATGCAGGCAAAGGAAGAATCCAAGAACATAGCGAAGTTGGAGCGAAACTTTTTAGGGTTTTTTCAAAAAAGATAGGATTTAGTGATGAAATGACAGAACTTGGAAGCCTTTTGATAAAATACCATGTTTCTATGAGCAATACCGCCTACAGAGAAGATATTTACAACGAAAAAACACTCTTTTCGTTCACAGCTAAACTTAAAACCAAAAAAGCTTTAGACTTGCTGTATATTCTTACATATGCAGATATCAATGCCGTGGGAAAAGAGATATATACCTCCTACAATGCAAGACTACTTAAAGAGCTTTATTTAATGGCTAGTGAGACATTTGAGAAAAAAGAGATTTTGGAAGAGAGTGCAAAGAGACTAAAAAAAGAAGCGGCTTTGAAAAGAAACCAAAGATTTTTGAATCTTCCTAAGATTTTGCAAAAAAAGATACTATCTATAGAATCTAACCTCTTTTTTATTAAACATAAAGTTGACGAGATTATAGAAATATCATTAATGGCCTATCAAACAGAAGATTATCAATATAAAATAAAAAATGATGAGTACCTAAGTATCGAAATAATAAGAAAAGCACCTTTAAACCTAGGTTTTCTTCTAGGAAAACTAAGCTTTTTAGATGTGGCCTCTATGGAGGTTTTTAAACTATTTGATGATATAAAATATTTCAAAATAGAATTTTTAGAAAAAGTGGACGAAGGAAATCTAAGCTTCATACAAAAAATAGTAAAAGACTCTTTCGATATGAGCAGAAAAATAACCCTCAAAAGACCAGAAATAAAGAAAGAAGAGATTAAGATAAATTGTGAGCACTCCAATACTTATGCGTCACTCTTTTTAAATGTAAAAAATCAAAAGGGTCTTCTCGCATTTATCGCAACACTTTTTGACAAATACGGTATAGAGATAGCTACCGCAAAGGTTCATACCATAAAAAATAGAGCAAGAGATCTTTTTTTAATAGAAAAGAATGGAAACTTTTGCAATAATAAAGAAGAAATTATAAAAATTTTAACGGACGGTGAAACTTAA
- the glmS gene encoding glutamine--fructose-6-phosphate transaminase (isomerizing), with product MCGIVGYIGSNDIKNFLLQGLKELEYRGYDSAGLAVIEKDSMQVFKAVGKIKNLEEKTKDFKTKNFGIGIAHTRWATHGKPTELNAHPHLGEFSYVVHNGIIENYKELKTELEENGYNFISQTDTETIVHLFEDYYKKSKSPFEAFEKTVSKLDGAYAILLITKAAPDTIFFAKNGSPLIIGKNEKNEIFFASSDAPLIGYAKEVAYLEDHIYGYVNKEGIKTFLEKEEKNLEFKPLTANKELAQKGGFRFFMEKEIYEQSRVISETMMGRVKADKIEFEEIEEGFFTEIENIKICACGTSYHAGLSASYLFERLSKIPTNVEIASEFRYKEPILNKKTLFIVISQSGETADTLEALKMAKNAGLKTLAICNVDNSSIVRMADRTILTRAGIEKGVASTKAFATQMMVLWMLSLYLAQKRATLDKESISKEIDSMLHIPKVLVVETSLHEKIKRLSKRYLHGHGFFYIGRDIFYPLALEGALKLKEISYLHAEGYPAGEMKHGPIALADPELFTIALMPKNLLYDKIKSNVEELSARDSTILAISPLEFDIADDFIKIKEYNHYMLEYFEMMLIIQLLALEIATRLGNDVDMPRNLAKSVTVE from the coding sequence ATGTGTGGAATAGTAGGATATATCGGAAGTAATGATATAAAAAATTTTTTGCTTCAAGGCTTAAAAGAGCTTGAATACAGGGGTTACGACAGCGCAGGACTAGCTGTTATAGAAAAAGACTCAATGCAAGTTTTTAAAGCTGTAGGAAAGATAAAAAACCTCGAAGAAAAAACCAAAGATTTTAAAACAAAAAATTTTGGTATAGGTATAGCCCATACCAGATGGGCAACACATGGTAAGCCGACAGAATTAAACGCACATCCCCATTTAGGAGAGTTTAGTTACGTAGTTCATAACGGCATTATAGAAAACTATAAAGAACTAAAAACAGAACTTGAAGAAAACGGATACAACTTTATAAGTCAGACCGATACCGAAACTATAGTCCATCTTTTTGAAGATTATTATAAAAAAAGCAAAAGCCCTTTTGAAGCGTTTGAGAAAACAGTTTCTAAACTCGATGGTGCATACGCTATTTTGCTTATAACAAAAGCGGCACCCGATACTATATTTTTCGCTAAAAACGGCTCTCCGCTCATTATCGGAAAAAATGAAAAAAATGAGATATTTTTTGCATCTTCCGATGCTCCCTTGATAGGATATGCAAAAGAGGTTGCATATCTAGAAGATCATATTTACGGATATGTGAATAAAGAGGGAATAAAAACATTTTTGGAAAAAGAAGAGAAAAATCTAGAATTTAAACCTTTAACAGCAAATAAAGAGTTAGCGCAAAAAGGCGGTTTTAGATTTTTTATGGAAAAAGAGATATATGAACAATCAAGAGTAATTAGTGAAACTATGATGGGTAGAGTAAAAGCGGATAAAATCGAGTTTGAAGAGATTGAGGAAGGTTTTTTCACAGAGATTGAAAATATCAAAATATGCGCCTGCGGTACAAGCTACCACGCAGGGCTTAGCGCAAGCTATCTATTTGAGAGGCTCTCAAAAATCCCGACAAACGTAGAGATTGCCAGTGAGTTTAGATATAAAGAGCCCATTTTAAACAAAAAAACTCTTTTTATAGTTATCAGCCAAAGCGGGGAAACTGCCGATACTTTAGAAGCTCTTAAGATGGCAAAAAATGCGGGTCTTAAAACTTTGGCTATCTGTAACGTTGACAACTCGTCAATTGTAAGGATGGCCGATAGAACAATTCTTACAAGAGCGGGGATAGAAAAAGGAGTAGCTAGTACTAAAGCATTTGCCACTCAGATGATGGTTTTATGGATGCTAAGTCTTTATCTTGCACAAAAAAGAGCTACTCTAGATAAAGAGTCTATCTCAAAAGAGATAGACTCTATGCTTCATATCCCAAAAGTATTAGTGGTTGAAACCTCTTTGCACGAAAAGATAAAAAGATTATCAAAAAGATATCTTCACGGACACGGATTTTTTTACATAGGAAGAGATATTTTCTATCCCCTAGCGCTTGAGGGAGCATTGAAACTAAAGGAGATAAGTTATCTTCACGCAGAAGGATATCCTGCTGGAGAGATGAAACATGGTCCCATCGCTTTGGCTGATCCTGAACTTTTTACGATAGCTCTTATGCCCAAAAACCTACTTTATGATAAGATAAAAAGCAACGTAGAAGAGTTAAGCGCTAGAGACTCCACAATCCTTGCGATAAGTCCATTGGAGTTTGATATAGCTGATGATTTTATCAAAATAAAAGAGTATAATCATTATATGTTAGAATATTTTGAAATGATGTTAATAATACAGCTTTTGGCTCTTGAGATTGCAACAAGACTTGGAAACGATGTAGATATGCCAAGAAATCTTGCGAAAAGCGTTACCGTGGAGTAG